The following DNA comes from Acidobacteriota bacterium.
CCTTTGGCGCAAGACGGTGGGGGAGGTGGGGGGCGCGGCGCTCGTCGTCTCGCAGTTCACCCTCGCCGCACGGACGCGGAAGGGAAGGCGGCCCTCTTTCGATCCGGCGGCGCCGCCGGAGCGGGCGGAGGCGCTCTATCGCCGTTTTCTCGGCACCCTGCGGTCCGCCGGGGTGCCCACCTCCGAGGGCCGGTTCGGTGCCCGCATGGAAGTCGAGCTGGTCAACGACGGCCCGGTGACCTTCCTTCTCGACGGGCCCGGGTGCGGAGAGGCGCCGTGATTCCCGGTCGGGACCGGGCCCTGATCGACCGGCTCGCGGACAGCCTCCTCGCCGTCCGGGGACTCTCCCCGCGGACCGTCGAGGCGTACCGCCGCGATCTTCTCGATCTCGCCCGGTTCCTGGAGCGGTCCGGGCGCCCCGGGCTCGCTCGCGTGCGGGCGGAGGAGGTCGAGCGCTGGCTGCGGGCGGCGCGCGCCCGCGGGCTGTCGGCGGCCACCCGCGCGCGCCGGCTTTCCGCCCTCGGGGCGCTGTTCCGCTTCCTCCGGGAGG
Coding sequences within:
- a CDS encoding D-tyrosyl-tRNA(Tyr) deacylase encodes the protein MKVLVQRVLRASVRVGGEEVGSIGRGLLVFLGVESGDDERTADWYARRVAAMKWFPDESGGLWRKTVGEVGGAALVVSQFTLAARTRKGRRPSFDPAAPPERAEALYRRFLGTLRSAGVPTSEGRFGARMEVELVNDGPVTFLLDGPGCGEAP